The sequence below is a genomic window from Cryobacterium arcticum.
GTGCGGGCGGTACCCGAGTTCTAGGCTGGCGGCGTCAGCGGCCTTGATGGGGGAGCGGAACACGACCACGAGTTCGTTGAGGCCGGCCTTGAGCCTGGAACCCACGTCGAAGGTGTAGCTGCGGTGCATATTGCGGGTGGTGCCGAGCAGGACCCCGTTGAGCTCGATCTCGGCGATGGTGTCCAGGCCGGCGAAGACCAGTTCAGAGCGGTCGGCCCCGGCCGGGTTCCAGACGAAGGTGGTGCTGTAGCGCCAGTCGGTCAGGCCGATCCAGGAGAGGAGCTGCTCGTTGCCGTCGAGGTAGGGATCGGGGATGAGCTCGGCGGCCAGCAGGTCGGTGTGCACCGAGCCGGGCACGGTGGCCGGCACTGTGAGCCGGCGGAGGTGCGCCGGCGCCGGCCCGGCCAGGGCCGTGAGGCTCCAGTCGGTGTCGAGCAGTCGGACGACTGGGGTGCGGGTGGGCAGTGACGAGATCGGCATGGTGTTTCCAGACATAGCGTGAGTGCGTGGTCGTGTGTCAGTGATGCGGAGGGGGAGCGGTGGTTACTTGGTGGCGCCGGAGGTGACGCCGTTGTAGATGAAGCGCTGCAGGAACAGGAAGATGATCAGGGTGGGCACGATGACGATCATGATGCCGGCCGCGATGATTTCCCACTGTGCGCCGTATGGGCCCTGGAAACGGAACAGCGAGGTGCTGATCACGGCGAGGTCCTGCGCGGGCATGTAGAGGTAGGGGATATAGAACTCGTTGTAGACGGCGATGCCCTTGATGATCACGACGGTAGCGATGGCCGGTCCGAGCAGAGGCAGGATGATGCGCCAGTAGACGCCGAGTCGGCTCGCGCCGTCGAGCATGGCTGCCTCGTCGAGGGAGCGCGGGATCGACTGCATGAACTGGATGAAGATGTAGATCGAGACGATGTCGGTGCCCATGAAGAGGATGATCGCGGCGCCGTGGGTGTTGACCAGGTGGAAGAAATTGACGACCTGGTAGGTCGCGACCTGGGTGGTGACGGCGGGCACCAGGGTGGCGATCAGGAACAGGCCGAAGACCAGCTTCTTGAACCTGAACTCGAACCTGTCGAGCACATAGGCGGCCATGGTGCCGATCAGGATGGTGCCGCTGACCGAGACCACCGCGATGATCGTGGTGTTCAGGAAGCCGAGCATCATGCGGCCGTCGACGAACGCGGTGGCGAAGTTGGCGAAATTGAACCAGTTCGACGGCGGGATCAGGGGACCGGTGGCGGCGTACTCCACATTGGTCTTGAGCGAGGCGAACAGGATGACCACGATGGGCACGAGCGCGACGAGGGAACCGATGATCAGGGAGACGTACTTTCCCGTCGTTCCGAGGTAACGCATCATGAGGCCAGGGTCACTTTCTCGTCGGGCACGAGCTTGCGCTGCAGCCAGGTGACCAGCAGCACGATGATGAGCAGGATGACGGCCATGGCCGAGGCCAGGCCCACCTTGCGGTAGACGAACGCGGTCTGGATGGTCTGGATGACGAAGGTCATGCTGCCGTTGGTGCCGCCCGTGATGATGTACGGCAGCTCGAACGCCGAGAGGCTGCCCGCGATGGCGAGGATGAAGGACAGGCTGATGATGCGCTTGATGCCCGGGGCGATGATGTAGCGGAACTGCTGCCACTTGTTGGCGCCGTCCAACTCGGCGGCTTCGTAGAGCTCGCCGGGGATGGACTGGATGGCGCCGAGGAAGAGCACGAAGTTGAGGCCGATGTAACGCCAGATGGCGACGCCGGCGAGGGAGTAGTTGACCACATCCGGGTTGCCCAGCCACTGGGTGGACAGCTCGCCGAGCCCCACGAATCCGAGCACGGCGTCGAGGGTTCCGCCAGGGCGGAAGAAGAACAGGAAGATGAACGCGATGGCGACGGCGTTGATCAGGTAGGGAAAGAACAGGATGCCCTTGAACATGTTGCGGAAGCGGGTCTTGAAGCTCAGCAGGGTGGCGAAGTACAGCGCCAGGGCCATCTGCAGGAACGACGCACCGAAGTAGTACAGGCTGACCACGAAGACCTGCCAGTACTTGGGATCGGTGAAGATCTTGACGAAGTTGTTCAGCCCCACGACGTCCTTGGTCTTGTCCAGGCCGTCCCAGGAAGTGAAGCTGTACCAGATCATGTTGCCCACCGGGATGTAGGTGAACGTGATCAGGAGGGCCAGCGGGATGGCCAGGAACAGCCACGGCATGACGATGGAATCCTTGCGCGTGCCGTTGGCGCTGATGGTCGTGCGGACGAAGCGTTGCGAGAACCTGCGGAACAGGTCGGGCATTTTCGCCGGGGCCAGTTGCTGGGACACCGAGCGTCCTTTCTCTTGCTTGTGGGTGCCGGCGGTCGGCCGGGTGGGACCCGGCCGACCGCCGGCTTCGAGCCGGACTGCGTAATGGTGCGGTGAGGCTAGCCCTCGACGGAGGCCTTGGCCGCGGCCCAGGCTTTGTTCAGCGCGTCGAACTGGGAGGCCTTGTCGCCGTCGGCGGCACCGCGGGCGATGTCGACGATCTTCTGGCGGTAGATCTGGCCCCAGAGGTCGATCTCGCTCTCGCTCAGGATGTCGTTCTCCCAGGTGGCCTTGTCGGCCGGCACCGGGGTGAGCTCGAGGTACTCGACGCCGCTGGCCGTGAAGTCGGTCAGCGAGTCGGGGTCGGGACCGTCGACGACGGGGGAGAGCCCGCCCTGGTCTGCCGCATAACCGGACTCGTTGGCGAACCAGTCGATCCAGGCACGGGCGGTGGCCTTGTTCTTCGAGTTGATGCTGATGGCGTTCTTGTAGTCGCCGCCGATGGTGGAGTAGGTCTGGCCGTCGACCGCGCTGGGGAACGCCATGTAGCCGATGTCGTCGGCGCTGCCGCCGGCGGTCACCGCCGCGTCCTGCATCTGGGTGATGGCCCAGGAGCCGAGGACCATGGAAGCGATCTTGCCGCTGCCGAGCCCGGCCTTGGACGATTCCCAGTCGGTGGTGGTGGGGTCGTCTTCGCTCAGGCCCTGCGCGACGATGTCGTAGAGCAGGCCGTCGGCGATCTCGTGGTACTCGCCCTTCTTCCAGGGCGAGTCGGTGTCGACGAGGGTGATGGAGGCGTCCTTGTCGCCGGTGGCGGCGCGGTTGCCCTCCCACTGGCTCAGCGGCCAGCCGTCGGCGTAGTTGGTGTAGTACGGCGTGGCGTCGGTGGTGTCCTTGATGAGCTTGAGGTCGGTGAGGAACTCGTCGGGCGTTGTGGGCAGCTCAGTGATCCCGGCGTCGGCCCAGACGTTCTTGTTGTAGATGACGCCCTGGGCGTTGCCGGTGATCGCGACGCCGTAGGCCAGGTCGTCGTACGCCATCTCCTGCACGAAGCGATAGCTCTTGCCGAGCTCCTCGACGGAGCCGAGCGGCTCGAAGAACTGCGCGAGCTGAACCTTGGTGACGGTGTTGGGGATGAGCAGGACGTCGCCGTAGCTACCCGAGGACAACCGGGTGGAGACGTCGGTCTCGTAGTCCTTGATGGCCTCGAACTTGACGGAAGTACCCGGGTAGGCCTTTTCGAATTGCGCGGCGTAGTCCTTGAAGACGGTGTCGACGATGTCGGTGCGCTGGGTGAGGACGGTGATCTCGCCGGTGACGGCGCCGTCGTCCGCAGGGGCTGACCCGGAGCATCCGGCGAGTAGTGCGGTGGCCGCCAAGGCGGCCACGGAAAGGATGAGCTTCTTTGCCATCTGTTTCTCCTAATCGGTATCACCATTGACCCGTTGAGACACGACCGCGACTTCCCGCCCGTGGACCTCTGGTGTTGCTGTTGGGCCTCATGCTAGGCCCGGATTCGACGGCACGTCAAACACAAATGTCAACGTTGTCCGTTCCTGTCTCCTCCACGATGTAGGCCCGGAAATCCCTGTAATAGCGGGCAACTCGACGCGTTCATGCACATTTTCTCATTGCCAATGTCTGCAAAATGTCCTACGTTGACATAGCGGCATTCCGGCCGTTCCCAGGCCTCGGTACGAGGCACGGTCCACGAGGAGATCCGATGACCACGCAATCACGCGCGACGCTGGCCGATGTGGCCCGGCTCGCCGGGGTGAGCTCCAAGACAGCCTCACGAGTGTTCGCCGGCG
It includes:
- a CDS encoding carbohydrate ABC transporter permease, which translates into the protein MMRYLGTTGKYVSLIIGSLVALVPIVVILFASLKTNVEYAATGPLIPPSNWFNFANFATAFVDGRMMLGFLNTTIIAVVSVSGTILIGTMAAYVLDRFEFRFKKLVFGLFLIATLVPAVTTQVATYQVVNFFHLVNTHGAAIILFMGTDIVSIYIFIQFMQSIPRSLDEAAMLDGASRLGVYWRIILPLLGPAIATVVIIKGIAVYNEFYIPYLYMPAQDLAVISTSLFRFQGPYGAQWEIIAAGIMIVIVPTLIIFLFLQRFIYNGVTSGATK
- a CDS encoding carbohydrate ABC transporter permease, with protein sequence MSQQLAPAKMPDLFRRFSQRFVRTTISANGTRKDSIVMPWLFLAIPLALLITFTYIPVGNMIWYSFTSWDGLDKTKDVVGLNNFVKIFTDPKYWQVFVVSLYYFGASFLQMALALYFATLLSFKTRFRNMFKGILFFPYLINAVAIAFIFLFFFRPGGTLDAVLGFVGLGELSTQWLGNPDVVNYSLAGVAIWRYIGLNFVLFLGAIQSIPGELYEAAELDGANKWQQFRYIIAPGIKRIISLSFILAIAGSLSAFELPYIITGGTNGSMTFVIQTIQTAFVYRKVGLASAMAVILLIIVLLVTWLQRKLVPDEKVTLAS
- a CDS encoding ABC transporter substrate-binding protein, which codes for MAKKLILSVAALAATALLAGCSGSAPADDGAVTGEITVLTQRTDIVDTVFKDYAAQFEKAYPGTSVKFEAIKDYETDVSTRLSSGSYGDVLLIPNTVTKVQLAQFFEPLGSVEELGKSYRFVQEMAYDDLAYGVAITGNAQGVIYNKNVWADAGITELPTTPDEFLTDLKLIKDTTDATPYYTNYADGWPLSQWEGNRAATGDKDASITLVDTDSPWKKGEYHEIADGLLYDIVAQGLSEDDPTTTDWESSKAGLGSGKIASMVLGSWAITQMQDAAVTAGGSADDIGYMAFPSAVDGQTYSTIGGDYKNAISINSKNKATARAWIDWFANESGYAADQGGLSPVVDGPDPDSLTDFTASGVEYLELTPVPADKATWENDILSESEIDLWGQIYRQKIVDIARGAADGDKASQFDALNKAWAAAKASVEG